Proteins encoded by one window of Vidua chalybeata isolate OUT-0048 chromosome 15, bVidCha1 merged haplotype, whole genome shotgun sequence:
- the PTTG1 gene encoding securin has product MATLIFVDQENSELHAPKSQLKLPPGSSKVLAERTQVNTPLPKKAISTSPVTSCSIRKALGNVNKTEVVTSKVDKLKQKNQPCTVNKTGLESCHTVAEEDWPEIENMFPLDPQDFESFDLPEEHKLSNINLCGVPLMVFERTYDRCVNMASSPVKIEEISWESNLLQSTADFLATLDEIIDMPPPNYDV; this is encoded by the exons ATGGCAACTCTGATCTTTGTTGATCAGGAGAATAGTGAACTTCATGCTCCCAAGAGTCAGCTGAAGCTCCCTCCAGGATCTT CAAAAGTCTTGGCTGAAAGAACACAAGTTAACACTCCACTTCCTAAAAAAGCAATCAGTACTTCTCCAGTCACATCTTGCTCTATCAGAAAGGCACTTGGAAATGTGAATAAAACTGAAGTAGTCACAAGCAAGGTGGATaagctgaaacagaaaaatcagccTTGCACTGTGAACAAA ACTGGATTAGAAAGCTGCCATACAGTGGCTGAAGAAGATTGgccagaaatagaaaatatgtttCCTTTGGATCCTCAAG ACTTTGAGAGTTTTGATCTTCCTGAAGAACACAAGCTAAGCAATATCAACCTGTGTGGTGTTCCCCTCATGGTATTTGAAAGGACATATGACAGATGTGTGAACATGGCTTCTTCACCAGTGAAGATTGAAGAGATTTCATGGGAATCCA ACTTGCTACAATCAACTGCTGACTTCCTTGCTACCCTGGATGAGATCATTGACATGCCACCTCCAAATTATGATGTTTAA